The DNA window CGGGGCTTTTTCTGTTTGGACACAGCGGCCTACGCCGGGGTGAGGGGCTGCTCCACAACGGTTTTGAACAAATCGTCGTAGTCCGCCGCGTGGGCGCCCCAGTCGAGGGGGGCGGGCATCTGACGCAGGGTGTCGGGCGGCAGGGGCCGCTCCTCCCGTTGCAGAATGGAGCGGAGCACCGCAAAAAGGTGGTCCGCGTCGTCGTAGAAGATCGGGGCGTGGAGGAGGGGGCGGTGGTGCGTCTCGGGGATCAGCTCCGGATAGCTGAGGCGGTTGGGCAGCACCGGGTGGCAGCCGCAGTAGATGGCCTCCTGGATGGCCCCCCCGAAGAACTCGTGCCGGGCCGTGGACACGACCACGTCCGCCCGGTGCAACAGCCGGCTGTACTGGTCGAAGTCCTCCGCGTAGCCGTAGTGGAGGATGCGCCCGGCGTAGCGTTCGAAGGCCCGCTCAAACGCCTCCGGCTGCTCGTGGAAGTGTTTTCCCGCCAGGATGAGACGAAACGGCACCTCGGCGTCGTCGAGCCGGTTCATCATCCGAAAAAAACCCGACGGGTTCTTGTCGTACTCCCACCGCTGGTTCCAGAGCACGACGGGCGGGGCGGTGCCGCGCGGCGTCCGGCCCGTGTCGGCGCTTCGGTACTCGTCGTGGGCCGCGAGGTCGATGCCCGGGTGCAGCACCGTGCTCTTGTCGCGGATGTCGCGCACGGTGTGCATGTTGGTGAAGTCGGGGAAGTCGCGGAGGAGCTGGGGAAGTGCCTCGGTGAACTCGTCGAAGTGTGACTGGGTGTTGAAGACGACCCGGTCGGCGGCCAGGGCCGAGAGGTAATTCGTGATGGCGTAGGCCCGCTCCCGCTCCTCGTCGGGCGGCACCGGATAGGTGAGTTGGTTTTCGTGGAAGTACACGACGGCCGGCACGTCGTCGAGATGGGGGCGGGCGAGAGACAGCACGGCCGGCAGATTGACCATGTCCGTGGCAAAGAGCAGGTCGGGCCGGAAGCCGTCGTCCACGACCGATCGTACTTTCTGGGCCAGGGTCACCCCACCGCCCTCCATCCGCCACTGCCAGAACCGCCCCGGCATGGTGACCGAGCGAATGTCATGGGTGCTGTGCTCGGCAAGCCCATCCAGAAAGCGGCGCCGAGACCCGCTGTGCCAGGGCTCCAGGGCAAGAACGTTCATCGGGGAGGCGGGCGGTGATACAAAAGACCAGCGGCGGGGAGCGACTACTGGGCGTCAAGGCGCTCACTTAGGGCCTCGTCCTCGGCAGGGGTCGCGGGACGAACGATTGCGATCGACCGCTCCTGAAGCGCCCGCCGAAGGGGGGAGCTCCGCCCCTCCTCCGGGGTGATAAACGCCTCTTCGTCGGGGGCGAGGCGAAGCTGGCGGGACGACAGAGACACCTCCACGGCCTCGGACCCGTTGTTCTTAATTAGCATGCCGCGTCGAATCCGGTCGGACATTGGCCCCGATGTGGTCGTGAGGGATGGAGGCCCGTGCCTCTTCATGTTGACTCCACACCGTGCAACCTATACACTGCCGAGTAGGGTTGCATCCCGACGACGGCATTTTATTGAAAATCAGTCCTGTCGGCCGGAGCGCTGGTCGGAGAGGGGGGGACCAAAGAGTGTCCGATCGACCGTCCGTTTCATCGAGCATCGTCCGGTTCGTGCGCGATTGTGCACGGGGCCTGCTCGACGTCGCTTACCCGCCGCGGTGTCTCGGGTGCGGCGGGCGGGCCGAGTCGCCACAGCTCCCGCTGTGCCCGACGTGTGTGCGGTCGCTGGAGCGGGCGCCCGAGGTGGAGGTGACCGCCCGGCTCGATCGGCTGCCGATCGGGACGAGCATCTTCGACGAGGCGCTGGCCCTGTGGGTCTTCGACAAAGGGGGGACCCTGCAGGCCGTCCAGCATGCGCTCAAGTACCAGAACCGCCCGCGGTA is part of the Salinibacter ruber DSM 13855 genome and encodes:
- a CDS encoding tRNA-queuosine alpha-mannosyltransferase domain-containing protein; this translates as MNVLALEPWHSGSRRRFLDGLAEHSTHDIRSVTMPGRFWQWRMEGGGVTLAQKVRSVVDDGFRPDLLFATDMVNLPAVLSLARPHLDDVPAVVYFHENQLTYPVPPDEERERAYAITNYLSALAADRVVFNTQSHFDEFTEALPQLLRDFPDFTNMHTVRDIRDKSTVLHPGIDLAAHDEYRSADTGRTPRGTAPPVVLWNQRWEYDKNPSGFFRMMNRLDDAEVPFRLILAGKHFHEQPEAFERAFERYAGRILHYGYAEDFDQYSRLLHRADVVVSTARHEFFGGAIQEAIYCGCHPVLPNRLSYPELIPETHHRPLLHAPIFYDDADHLFAVLRSILQREERPLPPDTLRQMPAPLDWGAHAADYDDLFKTVVEQPLTPA